In Vibrio coralliilyticus, the following are encoded in one genomic region:
- a CDS encoding AraC family transcriptional regulator → MAIIHPQQDFNPDLIDAMVVGVASKLAVHDSGPHTHRSHQLLFAQAGCMSIELDQRICLLPPSRAVWIPAGMVHRVLMTGVVEYRSLYFSLDTVLPDFDKVQIMEVNPLLRELIERMAHWQWDMPVGDQKTVLALFLEEIKSAPREYWQLKMPKHPRLQTWLSDLKQDHLLPEQLNIFSKQIGMSTKTVSRIFKAETGMSYQAWRQQWRLLKAMNLLADHLQVNQVADKLAFSSDSAFISFFKKHTGHTPLHYQNNE, encoded by the coding sequence ATGGCAATCATTCATCCGCAGCAAGATTTTAATCCTGATTTAATCGATGCCATGGTTGTAGGTGTGGCCTCAAAGCTCGCAGTGCATGACTCTGGCCCACATACGCATCGATCTCACCAGCTGCTGTTTGCTCAAGCAGGGTGTATGAGTATTGAATTGGATCAGCGGATATGTCTGCTTCCTCCTAGCCGCGCTGTTTGGATTCCTGCTGGGATGGTACACAGAGTGTTAATGACTGGTGTCGTTGAGTACCGTTCACTTTACTTCTCGCTTGACACTGTGTTGCCTGACTTTGATAAGGTCCAGATAATGGAGGTCAATCCTTTACTGAGAGAGCTGATTGAAAGGATGGCTCATTGGCAATGGGATATGCCCGTGGGTGACCAAAAAACGGTACTTGCTCTTTTTTTGGAAGAAATAAAGAGCGCACCACGCGAATATTGGCAGTTAAAAATGCCGAAACATCCGAGGTTACAAACTTGGTTATCAGACCTTAAACAAGATCATTTGTTACCTGAACAACTCAACATATTCTCTAAACAAATTGGAATGAGTACGAAGACGGTCAGCCGTATTTTCAAAGCTGAGACGGGCATGAGTTACCAAGCTTGGCGTCAGCAATGGCGGTTACTTAAAGCAATGAATTTATTAGCCGATCACTTACAAGTTAACCAAGTCGCTGATAAATTAGCCTTTTCAAGCGATAGTGCTTTTATCAGTTTTTTCAAAAAACACACAGGCCATACGCCACTCCATTATCAAAATAATGAGTAA
- a CDS encoding multidrug effflux MFS transporter produces MSKVPPLWLAVVLMMFPQIVETIYSPALTDIAHQFNVSDAKASQTLSVYFLAFAIGVVFWGRLSDLIGRRPAMLAGLLTYGLGALLALVTNKFEILLLARVISAFGAAVGSVITQTMLRDCYDGSELAKVFSVMGVALSISPVIGLLSGGLLAEYYGYVGVFSGLMLLAMVLLLIAVWGLPETRPMTTSKVQMWPLIKRMSKDSTLWLNALLVAIFNSMLFGYYSLAPFLFSDIGMTAKDFGYSGVVLAMATFIGSMMNKHLLNKGWSPMALTKLAVGIALICGTAVWLTQSSLWFLLPMMGVVISFGIAIPNILSQALVDYKEVAGSAGALFGLAYYLLLSIGLGLAGAMQSLGLVLTLCGVAATICAFLLHTRNR; encoded by the coding sequence ATTTCTAAAGTTCCGCCTCTATGGCTAGCGGTGGTATTAATGATGTTTCCACAAATCGTGGAGACAATCTACAGTCCAGCTCTTACTGATATAGCTCATCAGTTTAATGTTAGCGATGCTAAAGCATCTCAAACACTTTCCGTCTACTTTTTAGCATTTGCTATCGGAGTGGTGTTTTGGGGAAGGCTAAGTGACTTAATCGGAAGACGCCCAGCTATGCTTGCAGGTTTACTGACGTATGGACTTGGTGCACTACTCGCTTTAGTCACAAACAAGTTTGAAATATTGTTGTTGGCGCGTGTCATTTCTGCATTTGGTGCCGCAGTGGGTTCGGTCATTACTCAGACGATGCTGCGTGATTGCTATGATGGCTCTGAATTAGCAAAAGTATTCTCCGTCATGGGGGTTGCTCTCTCAATTAGCCCTGTCATAGGCCTATTGAGCGGTGGGTTGCTTGCTGAATACTATGGCTATGTCGGTGTTTTCAGTGGTTTGATGCTACTCGCAATGGTTCTATTGCTCATAGCAGTATGGGGGTTACCTGAAACTAGGCCTATGACAACCTCTAAGGTACAGATGTGGCCCTTGATAAAGCGAATGTCAAAAGACTCAACACTTTGGCTAAACGCCTTACTGGTTGCTATTTTCAACTCAATGTTGTTTGGGTATTACAGCCTCGCACCATTTTTGTTTTCAGATATTGGTATGACAGCAAAAGACTTTGGCTACTCCGGTGTAGTGCTTGCTATGGCGACATTTATTGGTAGCATGATGAATAAGCACCTTCTCAATAAGGGATGGTCACCCATGGCACTGACCAAACTCGCCGTTGGTATCGCGCTCATTTGTGGAACAGCGGTATGGCTGACTCAATCATCACTGTGGTTCTTGTTACCTATGATGGGCGTTGTGATCTCATTTGGTATCGCAATACCAAATATCTTGAGCCAAGCTTTAGTCGATTACAAAGAGGTTGCGGGGAGCGCTGGCGCATTATTTGGCCTAGCTTATTACTTGTTGCTAAGTATAGGACTAGGTCTGGCTGGAGCCATGCAGTCGCTGGGATTAGTCTTGACGCTGTGCGGTGTCGCCGCAACGATTTGTGCTTTTTTGTTACATACAAGAAATCGTTGA
- a CDS encoding LysR substrate-binding domain-containing protein, whose protein sequence is MGVPANQQQLLSLLYTFSVAARHLSFTDAAEELFLTQGAISQRIKKLEGLLKFNLFIRKTRRLELTPEGRRVLTTLNSSFESIFSVLSDIQTGELTGDLYIATSPYFASAWLIPRLPSLRRQYPSLSIKLQTKQNQSDFQFEPYDVAIFYSEGRYPNHYSERLFSGIRTPVCSASYAQELNLHSGIESLSRVNFIHRGDTSAWQYWLDEMGANIDCKKKCDFYSDNRLAMEAAELSLGVFLARLEFALPLINAGKLVAPFPRIESGKGYDLVCPKGMETRAKFQAFSRWIHAEVNSKNNHIG, encoded by the coding sequence ATGGGTGTGCCAGCTAACCAACAGCAACTCCTTTCGCTACTGTATACATTCAGTGTGGCTGCTCGTCATTTGAGCTTTACCGATGCCGCTGAAGAGCTTTTCTTAACGCAAGGAGCGATCAGTCAGCGAATAAAAAAGCTTGAGGGGTTACTTAAATTCAACTTGTTTATCCGAAAAACAAGAAGGCTAGAACTTACACCAGAGGGGAGGAGGGTATTAACTACACTCAATAGTTCGTTCGAATCTATCTTTTCCGTATTATCCGATATCCAAACGGGGGAACTTACTGGCGATTTATACATAGCCACCTCACCTTATTTTGCTTCGGCATGGTTGATCCCTCGCTTACCCTCACTTCGGCGGCAATACCCAAGTTTAAGTATTAAGTTGCAGACGAAGCAGAACCAATCTGATTTTCAGTTTGAACCATACGATGTAGCTATTTTTTATAGCGAAGGGCGTTACCCCAATCACTATAGTGAACGACTTTTTTCTGGCATCAGGACTCCAGTATGCAGCGCCTCTTATGCTCAAGAACTTAACCTTCATAGTGGAATTGAGTCACTTTCTCGGGTGAATTTTATTCATAGGGGGGATACGAGTGCATGGCAGTATTGGCTAGATGAAATGGGGGCCAATATTGACTGTAAGAAAAAATGTGACTTTTACAGTGATAACCGCCTAGCAATGGAGGCAGCAGAGTTATCTCTAGGGGTCTTTCTAGCACGGCTAGAGTTTGCTCTTCCCTTAATTAATGCAGGAAAGCTGGTGGCACCTTTTCCAAGGATTGAATCAGGGAAAGGCTACGACCTGGTATGTCCTAAGGGGATGGAAACAAGAGCAAAATTTCAAGCCTTCTCTCGTTGGATTCACGCTGAGGTGAATAGTAAGAATAATCATATAGGCTAA
- a CDS encoding carbohydrate deacetylase, protein MKLILNADDFGLTESVNLGIADCFRAGTVKSTTIMMNQPAVNHAIQLYKSGLIRHVGLHFTVTSGKPISKPEAIPTLVDKNGNFFSRTALFSKSEVSAEDIKRELLAQYQAALDAGLEISHIDSHHFAGAYRPLKAGFVQAANEIGLPVRRIDTFILGQDRLSVPTPDAFDTGFFAEGATIEHLKAILTAYKQAMPNGTIELMCHPANSVSAELEQLSSYAHHRHKEWEILTSDAFSNWLKENDIECIGFDDIHPK, encoded by the coding sequence ATGAAACTTATATTGAATGCAGATGACTTTGGTCTTACAGAGTCAGTAAATTTAGGTATTGCCGACTGTTTTCGCGCAGGAACGGTAAAATCCACAACCATCATGATGAACCAGCCGGCGGTAAACCACGCAATACAACTCTACAAAAGCGGATTAATTCGTCATGTTGGGCTTCATTTTACAGTGACATCAGGCAAGCCTATTTCCAAGCCTGAAGCCATACCAACTCTCGTAGACAAAAATGGTAATTTTTTCTCGAGAACAGCGCTATTTAGCAAGTCAGAGGTGTCCGCTGAAGATATAAAAAGAGAGTTACTGGCACAATATCAAGCCGCGCTAGACGCAGGGTTAGAAATCAGCCACATCGACAGCCATCATTTTGCTGGCGCATATCGGCCTCTAAAAGCGGGGTTTGTCCAAGCAGCGAATGAAATCGGCCTTCCGGTAAGACGGATCGATACCTTTATTCTTGGTCAAGATCGACTTTCTGTGCCTACACCAGATGCATTTGACACTGGCTTTTTTGCAGAAGGCGCCACTATCGAACACCTAAAAGCCATACTGACTGCCTACAAGCAAGCCATGCCGAATGGCACCATTGAGTTAATGTGCCACCCTGCTAACTCAGTCAGCGCAGAGTTGGAGCAACTGTCTAGTTATGCGCATCATCGACACAAAGAATGGGAGATCTTAACCAGTGACGCGTTTTCCAACTGGTTGAAAGAGAACGATATCGAGTGTATTGGGTTCGACGACATTCATCCTAAGTAA
- a CDS encoding hybrid-cluster NAD(P)-dependent oxidoreductase, translating into MVNPTVLSQINVYPVKSTGGISLSSSWVEKQGLCFDRRFMLMLVGDSRAMNAKYPTMVTARQYPNMVKVASSLRPTGIVFTYPGMPPLELHYANFNMHNTNAIVWRDHFSAYTTTDEADDWFSKVIGKRVTLIFTGEQSNRIRENTAQPVSFADGFPLLLISSASLDELNRRSSEVHNMAQFRTNLVVQSDEPFIEDSWKRIKIGDVEFETVEPCERCILTTLNVEQGTFRANKEPLKTFSRFRANEDGKIFFGQNLIAKNEGMISTNDIVEVLEYKAKERYEDLDAKQQEFICVARETVAKDFETFWLKPKTDHTPSYKAGQHLPIEVLIDNQRVKRTYTLSSSPTRPERLAISVKRVHGGKVSNWLLDHLQTGGTIIADQPKGSFHLSEAPNAPLLLLSAGSGVTPMMSILRDLTDRNDTRDIVFYHQCVAEDDIPFKQELRLISKQHPNVTITYLLSKPSEHWPGQAGRFNLSHLKQILDFSSRQVFVCGPSGFMENIKKLMLTNGLREEQYHQETFGISRAPLPPYKKVKVCLDGVVFEGDNQSTILEQAEAAGLSISNSCRAGFCGACKCTVISGSVHQADAPAIQDSEKAQGQVLACCAVPNTDINLVCFK; encoded by the coding sequence GTGGTCAATCCTACTGTACTTTCTCAAATAAATGTTTACCCAGTTAAGTCCACGGGTGGAATTTCCCTGTCTTCATCATGGGTCGAAAAGCAAGGCCTCTGTTTTGATCGCCGCTTTATGCTAATGCTAGTGGGTGACTCCCGAGCAATGAATGCTAAGTACCCGACGATGGTCACTGCACGTCAATACCCGAACATGGTTAAGGTGGCATCAAGCTTACGACCTACGGGAATCGTCTTTACCTATCCCGGCATGCCTCCACTTGAATTGCATTATGCTAATTTCAATATGCACAACACCAACGCAATCGTATGGAGAGATCACTTTTCTGCTTATACGACGACCGATGAAGCGGATGATTGGTTCAGTAAGGTAATAGGCAAACGAGTGACACTCATCTTCACAGGGGAACAGTCCAACCGGATAAGAGAAAACACGGCCCAGCCCGTCAGTTTTGCTGATGGCTTTCCACTATTGCTCATTAGTTCCGCCTCGTTGGATGAGCTCAATAGGCGAAGTAGTGAGGTACATAACATGGCGCAGTTTCGTACCAATCTGGTCGTTCAATCCGATGAGCCTTTTATCGAAGATTCATGGAAGCGGATTAAAATCGGTGACGTGGAGTTTGAAACCGTAGAACCTTGTGAGCGCTGTATATTAACCACACTCAATGTTGAACAAGGCACATTCAGAGCAAACAAGGAGCCACTCAAGACCTTCTCTCGTTTTAGAGCCAACGAGGATGGAAAAATATTTTTTGGCCAGAATCTTATCGCAAAAAACGAAGGGATGATCTCAACCAATGACATCGTTGAGGTGCTTGAATATAAAGCCAAAGAACGCTACGAAGATCTCGATGCGAAGCAACAAGAGTTTATTTGTGTGGCCAGAGAAACCGTCGCAAAAGATTTTGAGACCTTCTGGCTCAAGCCCAAGACAGATCACACGCCAAGCTACAAAGCTGGTCAGCATCTTCCAATTGAAGTGTTGATCGATAATCAGCGCGTAAAACGAACCTATACCCTCTCCTCTAGTCCAACTCGCCCAGAGCGCTTGGCCATTTCGGTGAAGCGAGTCCATGGCGGTAAAGTCTCCAATTGGCTTCTTGATCATCTTCAAACCGGGGGAACAATTATCGCGGACCAACCAAAAGGGAGTTTTCACCTTTCAGAAGCGCCAAATGCCCCTTTATTATTACTGTCAGCGGGTAGCGGGGTAACCCCTATGATGTCAATACTGCGTGATTTAACAGATAGAAATGATACTCGTGACATCGTGTTCTATCACCAATGCGTGGCCGAAGATGATATACCTTTCAAACAAGAGCTGAGACTCATCAGCAAGCAGCACCCGAATGTGACCATTACCTACCTACTCAGCAAGCCATCAGAACATTGGCCAGGACAAGCAGGGCGGTTTAATCTTTCCCATTTGAAGCAAATTCTAGACTTTAGCTCACGACAAGTCTTTGTTTGTGGGCCTAGTGGCTTCATGGAAAATATTAAAAAATTAATGCTAACCAACGGACTAAGAGAAGAACAATATCACCAAGAAACCTTTGGTATTTCAAGAGCCCCTTTGCCGCCCTATAAAAAGGTTAAAGTTTGCCTAGATGGAGTGGTATTTGAGGGTGACAACCAGAGCACTATCCTTGAGCAAGCCGAAGCTGCTGGTCTTTCCATCTCCAACAGCTGTAGAGCCGGATTCTGCGGAGCGTGTAAATGCACCGTTATATCAGGTTCCGTGCACCAAGCCGATGCCCCCGCAATTCAAGACAGTGAAAAAGCACAAGGTCAGGTGTTGGCGTGCTGTGCGGTACCTAACACCGACATAAACCTCGTTTGCTTTAAATAG
- a CDS encoding ATP-binding protein: MPTQAHELFSQEEKQWIRANPVVWYAYPDSWPVDFEQEGHHVGLSKDYLDIISEISGLTFRAVSDDTANGNSQTVDLISLVSQRFAMEDKHWLLTIPYLNVGALVVSKSDKATVYSLKQLYGKKLGVLKNNRFFSDWLIKHHPQIILVEFEDALHAIEAIKEGDVYAVLDTELTMRPIVQRYAPMSLSITGSLPEAYIGLSMAVDSSKPVLLSILNKSLQALTAEQTEKIFNQWGNTLQLGVPPVKTVLYYYRYEAVTYSILICVLLVAMRQVWISRRRAQASEKSKARFLAVMSHEIRTPLNAVMASLDLLKQCDTPQQEQKYLSLARQSANNLMELLNDILDYSRLESESMTIRKEAIDVGELLKSVCDSHQPSAINKGLVLRLKERTDAEKLFIKSDAQRLRQILHNLVSNAIKFSSSGEILMSWEVVRNNSEPSVVIDVRDEGQGIEKEAQAKVFKAWEQSNSGVSRGGSGLGLYISNQFAQLMGGKLTLHSELGKGTRVSLSLPLELASEQEMYACSVEQSGVQFNDETSVLVVEDHPVNRQLICEQLRSLGCHVESADSGEAALALLEDENYYSMILLDCHLPGYSGYQVAEKIRDREEQLELDHTPIVAISALNEQKHVEKCYASGMDDVLHKPISFENLVPVLNKWCEQAATMATALSSTQLFTQEQCTLVEADLRSLELAFNNGDIKHQLYYAHRLHGVALMSKDAAFIKSAARLESLLREKKPISAQEGAAWCSKLAWQILALSQDKTE, from the coding sequence ATGCCGACCCAGGCTCATGAGTTGTTCAGTCAAGAAGAAAAACAGTGGATAAGGGCTAACCCTGTTGTTTGGTACGCTTATCCTGATAGTTGGCCAGTCGACTTTGAGCAAGAAGGGCATCATGTTGGGTTGTCAAAAGATTATCTGGATATTATCTCTGAAATTTCTGGTTTAACGTTCCGCGCAGTGTCAGATGATACGGCCAATGGTAACAGCCAAACCGTTGACTTGATTTCGCTAGTTTCACAGCGTTTTGCAATGGAAGATAAACATTGGCTACTGACTATCCCCTATCTAAATGTTGGGGCCTTAGTGGTTTCGAAATCAGACAAAGCTACCGTTTATTCCCTTAAGCAACTCTATGGTAAAAAACTTGGTGTACTGAAAAATAATCGTTTCTTTAGTGATTGGCTAATTAAGCATCACCCCCAAATCATACTGGTTGAATTCGAGGATGCTCTTCATGCCATCGAAGCTATTAAAGAGGGCGATGTTTATGCCGTTCTAGATACAGAACTCACGATGCGTCCAATTGTGCAGCGATATGCTCCGATGAGCCTATCCATTACGGGTAGCCTACCTGAAGCTTATATTGGTCTGAGTATGGCTGTAGATAGTTCAAAGCCTGTGTTGCTCTCTATTTTGAACAAATCGCTTCAAGCATTGACCGCTGAGCAAACGGAGAAGATTTTTAATCAGTGGGGTAACACTCTCCAATTGGGAGTTCCTCCAGTAAAAACGGTGCTGTATTACTATCGCTATGAGGCTGTTACATACAGCATTTTAATCTGTGTGCTTTTGGTTGCCATGCGTCAGGTTTGGATAAGCCGACGACGAGCGCAAGCCAGTGAAAAGAGTAAAGCCCGTTTTCTTGCTGTCATGAGTCATGAGATTCGAACGCCATTGAATGCGGTAATGGCTTCTTTGGACTTACTTAAGCAATGTGATACACCACAACAAGAGCAAAAGTACCTAAGCTTAGCGCGGCAATCTGCGAACAACCTAATGGAACTGTTAAACGACATTCTGGATTATTCGCGTTTAGAATCTGAAAGTATGACGATTCGCAAAGAGGCTATTGATGTTGGGGAACTATTAAAGTCGGTTTGTGATAGTCATCAGCCCTCAGCAATCAACAAAGGTTTAGTGCTGAGGTTGAAAGAAAGGACTGACGCCGAAAAACTTTTCATTAAAAGTGATGCTCAACGATTAAGACAAATCCTGCATAATCTAGTATCAAATGCGATTAAATTTTCTTCTAGTGGAGAAATTCTTATGTCGTGGGAGGTTGTAAGAAATAACAGTGAACCCTCTGTAGTCATCGATGTCCGTGATGAAGGGCAAGGTATCGAAAAAGAAGCGCAAGCCAAAGTGTTTAAAGCTTGGGAGCAATCAAATAGTGGAGTGAGCCGGGGTGGAAGTGGGTTAGGGCTATACATCTCAAACCAGTTTGCGCAGTTAATGGGAGGAAAGTTAACTTTACATAGTGAGCTGGGCAAAGGAACGCGAGTATCGCTTTCATTGCCTTTAGAACTGGCGTCCGAACAAGAAATGTACGCTTGTTCTGTTGAACAAAGCGGTGTTCAATTTAATGATGAAACCTCTGTCTTAGTCGTTGAAGATCATCCGGTAAACCGACAACTTATTTGTGAGCAGTTGCGCTCTTTAGGATGTCATGTGGAGAGCGCTGACAGTGGGGAAGCCGCACTGGCACTGCTCGAAGATGAAAACTATTACAGTATGATTTTACTGGATTGTCATCTTCCTGGTTATAGTGGTTATCAGGTGGCTGAAAAGATACGCGATAGGGAAGAACAACTTGAATTAGATCATACTCCTATTGTGGCCATCTCTGCGCTAAACGAGCAAAAGCATGTTGAAAAGTGTTATGCCAGTGGTATGGATGACGTACTTCATAAGCCGATAAGTTTTGAAAACTTAGTTCCGGTTTTAAATAAGTGGTGTGAGCAAGCGGCCACGATGGCTACGGCCTTGTCTTCGACACAGTTATTTACCCAAGAACAATGCACACTTGTCGAAGCCGATTTGAGATCGTTGGAACTGGCATTTAACAATGGAGACATTAAGCATCAGTTGTATTACGCGCACCGCCTTCATGGGGTTGCTCTGATGTCTAAAGACGCGGCGTTTATAAAGAGCGCCGCGCGCTTAGAGAGTTTGCTGCGAGAGAAAAAGCCCATATCGGCGCAAGAAGGCGCAGCATGGTGCAGCAAGTTAGCATGGCAAATTTTAGCCTTATCTCAAGATAAGACTGAATAA
- a CDS encoding alpha/beta hydrolase, giving the protein MQSLISYSLVRNILLSTTALLYASGCAADTTGLDKFPIPSAASEELQNAIKQGYVYPKEVTASKPTNEQEWQELIETIDGAGITLENLEDWFGIEATERNMGGVLTYELSPPQADKTEPQSVFLYLHGGAYVFNSGPLGAYEGALIAASANIKVIAVDYRMPPSHPYPAALNDAIQVYKSLLNQYPANKIAIGGSSAGAGLSMAALQKFQVMGLPMPGALYAGSPWSDLSDSSDTLHTLDGIDRVLNTYDGWLEASALLYANGTDLKTPYLSPIYGSFENYPPTYLVSGTRDLLLSDTLRTHRKLLEKEIPVELHILEGLSHVEYTMIPNSPEGQQVYQGLAKFLKSNLKCPPDFKNVE; this is encoded by the coding sequence ATGCAAAGTTTAATCTCGTATTCATTAGTGAGAAACATACTTCTTTCTACAACCGCACTGTTATACGCTTCTGGTTGTGCTGCAGACACAACAGGCTTAGACAAATTCCCTATCCCAAGTGCTGCTAGCGAAGAGCTACAAAACGCCATAAAGCAAGGTTACGTTTACCCTAAAGAAGTTACGGCGAGCAAACCAACCAATGAGCAAGAATGGCAAGAGCTAATTGAAACTATTGATGGAGCAGGGATCACGTTAGAAAATTTAGAAGACTGGTTCGGAATTGAAGCAACAGAGCGTAATATGGGAGGCGTACTGACCTATGAGCTCTCCCCACCACAAGCAGACAAGACAGAACCGCAATCTGTTTTCTTATATCTGCATGGCGGTGCCTATGTGTTTAATTCAGGCCCTCTTGGTGCGTATGAAGGCGCACTCATTGCTGCATCAGCCAATATAAAGGTTATTGCTGTGGATTACAGAATGCCTCCAAGCCACCCTTACCCTGCTGCACTCAATGACGCTATTCAGGTATATAAAAGCCTGTTGAATCAATACCCAGCTAACAAAATCGCAATTGGCGGTTCCTCTGCCGGTGCTGGGCTAAGTATGGCGGCACTACAAAAATTCCAAGTAATGGGGCTGCCAATGCCTGGAGCCTTATATGCAGGTTCACCTTGGTCAGATCTCTCTGACAGCAGCGACACGCTCCATACTTTAGATGGGATTGACCGCGTATTAAACACTTACGATGGGTGGCTAGAAGCTTCCGCTTTGTTGTATGCAAATGGCACAGATCTAAAGACACCATACCTGTCACCAATATATGGTAGCTTTGAAAACTACCCGCCCACTTACTTAGTCAGTGGCACACGAGACCTACTGTTAAGTGACACACTAAGAACACACCGAAAACTGCTGGAAAAAGAAATCCCAGTGGAGCTACACATCTTAGAAGGGCTTTCACATGTTGAATACACAATGATTCCCAACTCCCCTGAGGGGCAGCAAGTGTATCAAGGCCTCGCCAAGTTCTTAAAATCGAATCTTAAGTGCCCCCCTGACTTCAAGAACGTAGAGTGA
- a CDS encoding LysR family transcriptional regulator has product MDKLNLLKLFISVVDLGNFTSAANQLGQSPSTISKAIARLEQNLGVRLIHRTTRQVKLTEAGFNYLNTAREVVDLLKNSEEQLAQSTSSPSGTLRVNLPLSFGQHYIAPLMPEFCRLYPEVKLDLSFSDEYTDILESGMDIAVRSGKLNDSNLIARRLCPIDLGMFASPEYLREKGRPDSVEQLNEHKWIMYRFKQSGRLLTMVMTFNGQQIEINPEYQITVDNGYAMATLASLGAGIAYMPHYLARDLVQEGKLVLVSQPQRNPEQAVYLYYPCRDFVPAKVKVFIDYVVEKLEEQGESMNSSWMYRGG; this is encoded by the coding sequence ATGGATAAATTAAATTTATTAAAACTGTTTATATCAGTCGTTGATTTAGGCAACTTCACCTCGGCTGCGAATCAGCTCGGGCAGTCACCTTCGACCATCAGTAAAGCCATTGCCAGGTTAGAGCAAAACTTGGGTGTTCGCTTGATTCACCGCACAACGCGTCAGGTAAAGCTCACTGAAGCTGGTTTTAATTACCTAAACACGGCAAGAGAAGTGGTCGATCTTCTTAAAAACAGTGAGGAACAATTAGCTCAGAGTACGAGTTCACCTTCGGGGACACTTCGAGTGAATCTCCCTCTTTCATTCGGCCAGCACTATATTGCTCCTCTGATGCCCGAGTTTTGTCGTCTTTATCCAGAGGTGAAGCTGGATCTTAGCTTTTCGGATGAATATACCGACATACTGGAAAGTGGCATGGACATCGCCGTACGAAGCGGAAAGCTGAATGACAGCAACCTCATTGCTAGACGTTTATGTCCTATTGATTTAGGCATGTTTGCCAGCCCAGAGTACTTACGGGAAAAAGGGCGGCCTGATAGCGTTGAACAGCTAAATGAACACAAATGGATCATGTATCGCTTTAAACAATCTGGGCGTTTACTGACCATGGTGATGACGTTCAACGGGCAACAGATAGAAATCAATCCAGAATACCAAATCACTGTAGATAACGGATACGCGATGGCCACATTGGCTAGCCTTGGAGCGGGTATCGCTTATATGCCTCATTACCTTGCGCGAGATTTAGTCCAAGAAGGAAAGCTGGTATTAGTGTCGCAACCACAAAGAAACCCAGAACAGGCTGTATACCTATACTATCCGTGTCGTGACTTTGTGCCTGCTAAAGTGAAAGTGTTTATTGACTATGTGGTTGAAAAGCTAGAAGAGCAGGGCGAGTCTATGAACAGTAGTTGGATGTACCGAGGTGGTTAA